The proteins below are encoded in one region of Candidatus Zixiibacteriota bacterium:
- a CDS encoding TolC family protein, whose translation MRFIYLRQFLLIIFIAAFCAINSHGQNELTLEDAVKIGLKQNNNIQIARNSARIAQQNTSLGTAGFLPKIDATGNFLLSHGDVETNSPFSFGSTDVENISGQLSLNWTLFDGMGMFSNKSRFNALSRLGTYQSREIIENYVVAISASYFNLIRQEMLLDVARETMGISRTRLEKEQVRHDVGGASSTDLLNARVSFNNDEAAFLNQEIRVVIARKDLNVLLGQNPTKDISVRKEIEIPSLNITYDQLLDLAMEKNSGLRLTRQGKIVADKDVALARTRFLPRLSLQATYGYSDRTTRRDAGEDITSQSTDGSIGLNLSYNLFNGGSDRINFRAAQLTAKNQALNLREQEIQLSGLVNEKYESFLRQLKLVELEEQNVTAASQNLELQNDRYQLGTSSSLEFRDAQVNFNRSQIFLISARYSARITFLEIQKLIGQLDID comes from the coding sequence TTGCGCTTCATATATTTGAGACAATTTCTTTTAATTATATTCATCGCCGCGTTCTGCGCGATAAATTCGCACGGTCAAAACGAATTAACGCTGGAGGACGCGGTCAAAATTGGATTGAAGCAAAACAACAATATTCAGATAGCTCGCAATTCCGCTCGCATCGCTCAACAAAACACATCTCTGGGAACAGCCGGATTTTTGCCCAAAATCGACGCCACGGGTAATTTTTTATTGAGCCACGGCGACGTGGAAACTAACTCTCCGTTTAGTTTTGGAAGTACCGACGTAGAAAATATATCCGGACAATTATCACTCAACTGGACGCTCTTTGACGGTATGGGGATGTTTTCGAATAAATCTCGATTCAATGCCCTGTCCCGCTTGGGAACTTATCAATCCCGGGAAATAATTGAAAATTATGTGGTCGCCATTTCGGCGTCCTATTTCAATCTCATACGTCAGGAGATGCTCCTTGATGTTGCCCGGGAAACCATGGGAATTTCGCGCACCCGTTTGGAAAAAGAACAGGTACGTCATGATGTTGGAGGAGCGTCATCGACTGATTTATTAAACGCTCGGGTATCGTTCAATAATGACGAAGCCGCATTTTTGAATCAGGAGATACGGGTTGTTATCGCCCGCAAGGATTTGAACGTCCTGCTCGGCCAGAATCCGACGAAAGATATTTCCGTTAGGAAAGAAATCGAAATCCCTTCCTTAAATATAACTTATGACCAGCTTCTTGATTTGGCTATGGAGAAAAACAGTGGCTTGCGTCTAACCCGTCAGGGGAAAATCGTGGCCGATAAAGACGTCGCCCTGGCTCGTACCAGATTTTTGCCTCGTTTATCCTTGCAGGCTACATATGGATATTCCGACCGTACGACGAGACGTGATGCAGGCGAAGATATAACTTCCCAGAGCACCGATGGCAGTATCGGCCTTAACCTGTCATATAATTTATTCAACGGAGGCAGCGACCGGATCAACTTCAGGGCAGCCCAACTTACAGCAAAAAATCAGGCATTGAACCTGCGTGAACAGGAAATTCAATTGTCGGGATTGGTTAATGAAAAATATGAATCATTCCTGCGCCAGTTGAAACTGGTCGAGCTCGAAGAGCAGAATGTGACGGCCGCCTCGCAAAATCTCGAATTGCAGAACGACCGTTATCAACTGGGAACTTCAAGCTCGCTTGAATTTCGAGATGCCCAGGTGAATTTCAACAGGTCTCAAATTTTTTTAATCTCGGCTCGGTACAGCGCTCGTATTACTTTTCTGGAAATACAA